Proteins encoded by one window of Bacillus rossius redtenbacheri isolate Brsri chromosome 3, Brsri_v3, whole genome shotgun sequence:
- the LOC134531047 gene encoding integrator complex subunit 7 has product MLNVRVNLFNESGLGEPEQDANSALTELDKGLRSGRVGEQCEAIVRFPRLFEKYPFPILINSSVLKLADVFRVGINFLRVWVLCVFQQSEKHLDKILNVDEFVRRIHSVIHSNDPVARALTLRTLGSVAGIIPERQPVHHSIRRSLDSHDAVEVEAAIYAATQFAAKSRTFAVSMCNKFSDMIRGLATPAPMKLQLIPILQHMHHDTLTASMVRELCTDLLPSYPARDFLLVTLSALTQLASATLVDVPTQVSLLLHFLRKDPQWEVKMQVLKNLHHLAVQGPHLWPTGAVEDIVNVALNTHHQKILSLSLDVLLALAKSSATCHSQLHMKSLLMELCQQSCYSSNPVIASKAAQVMTRIVSYRTKEDTSVDGVSTVVNTLESLFLLVMCDLDKDHIRELKVCLQCAVSLCSMHQDFCPRFVELIGSQLEISSGSYSSLLCEALGAIGGHNSEALHPLLPYILDKLRAPDTLQLHTKVMLCTLVFQSFAGHEWSIDAKKVIEGVVKNNNLWFNYRIARCAARYGHYGVAAPIFGQLKDRVSSEHLHFWLAALEDMSHGEAELVDQLKQPMLTQRLCQAIVHYNKAFAALKAASTPSHGLQFQCEYVRLRAEFLQCACQLAYSCNSLCTAPPPAVASVLANSTRDPLQRHGHVTNQLRKCVKELRACAELYWKLYQTAFDADPASLANMQLLQQMCLLLAHGVERVAQPSCREGTPLDLALQHSGLETRHMVRSCQEAGRLADLYCAEHDGSSLTHRLVEGLVQQAEVLSESSLSLPRFFFQVLQCTSVKLAISPQPRVLGEPIGVQSGSQLAVKVEGVIQHGKRPGLFRSIGGVVITVSSQLQTRSGHPHPDAKAPADPGSLLTSTVTPHRDFFTAQFLLAFPVGGQYLLSVEAAVVDERSNVWRTGPRSTLAVKSHEEGGKAGGGRGAFSAWSQSDKKSSPAAEGSTSRAGLV; this is encoded by the exons ATGTTGAATGTGCGGGTAAACTTATTCAATGAAAGCGGCTTGGGTGAGCCGGAGCAAGACGCCAATTCCGCCCTTACAGAACTGGACAAAGGATTACGTTCCGGGCGTGTTGGTGAGCAGTGCGAGGCAATTGTCAGGTTCCCACGGCTGTTCGAAAAGTACCCGTTCCCTATCCTCATCAATTCGTCGGTGCTGAAACTGGCCGACGTGTTCCGGGTGGGCATCAACTTCCTGCGCGTGTGGGTGCTGTGCGTGTTCCAGCAGAGCGAGAAGCACCTCGACAAAATCCTAAACGTAGACGAGTTCGTGCGGCGCATCCACAGCGTGATTCACTCTAACGACCCGGTGGCGCGCGCCCTCACGCTCCGCACGCTCGGCAGCGTGGCGGGCATCATCCCCGAGCGCCAGCCGGTGCACCACAGCATCCGCCGCAGCCTCGACTCGCACGACGCCGTCGAGGTGGAGGCCGCCATCTACGCGGCCACGCAGTTCGCCGCCAAGTCGCGCACCTTCGCCGTCAGCATGTGCAACAAGTTCTCCGACATGATCCGCGGCCTCGCCACGCCGGCGCCCATGAAGCTCCAGCTAATCCCCATCCTCCAGCACATGCACCACGACACCCTCACGGCCTCCATGGTGAGGGAGCTGTGCACGGACCTCCTGCCGAGTTACCCCGCACGGGACTTTCTGCTCGTCACCCTCAGCGCCTTGACACAACTGGCGTCCGCCACGCTGGTGGACGTTCCCACGCAAGTGTCGCTGCTGCTGCACTTCCTCCGCAAGGATCCTCAATGGGAAGTCAAGATGCAAGTGCTCAAAAACTTGCACCACTTGGCCGTCCAGGGACCCCACCTGTGGCCCACCGGAGCCGTCGAAGACATCGTTAACGTCGCCTTAAATACCCACCACCAAAAGATTCTCAGCTTGTCTTTAGATGTTCTCTTGGCGCTGGCCAAGTCTTCTGCAACATGCCATTCCCAACTTCACATGAAGTCGCTGCTGATGGAACTGTGTCAGCAGAGTTGTTACTCTAGCAATCCAGTGATAGCTTCGAAAGCAGCACAGGTGATGACAAGAATTGTTAGTTACCGAACCAAAGAAGACACAAGTGTGGATGGAGTAAGTACGGTTGTCAACACCCTAGAATCTCTGTTTCTGCTAGTGATGTGCGACTTGGACAAAGACCACATCAGAGAGCTGAAGGTGTGCCTCCAGTGTGCCGTAAGTTTATGCAGCATGCACCAAGACTTTTGCCCTCGCTTTGTGGAGCTCATTGGATCTCAACTGGAAATATCTTCAGGGAGCTATAGTTCATTATTGTGCGAGGCCTTGGGTGCTATTGGTGGGCACAACTCGGAGGCATTGCACCCCCTATTACCATATATTCTGGACAAGTTGCGAGCCCCAGACACATTACAGTTGCACACCAAGGTGATGCTTTGTACTCTGGTCTTCCAGAGTTTTGCTGGCCACGAGTGGAGCATCGATGCAAAAAAAGTAATAGAGGGTGTCGTCAAAAACAATAACCTGTGGTTCAACTACAGAATCGCAAGGTGTGCCGCTCGCTACGGACACTACGGTGTGGCCGCGCCGATATTCGGTCAGCTGAAGGACAGAGTCTCCTCGGAGCATCTGCACTTCTGGCTGGCAGCCCTGGAGGACATGAGTCACGGGGAGGCGGAACTCGTCGACCAGTTGAAGCAACCGATGCTAACACAGCGTCTCTGCCAGGCCATCGTGCACTACAACAAGGCATTTGCCGCCCTGAAGGCGGCCAGCACTCCCTCGCACGGTCTGCAGTTCCAGTGCGAGTACGTCCGCCTGCGAGCAGAGTTCCTGCAGTGCGCATGTCAGCTGGCGTACTCGTGCAATAGCTTGTGCACAGCCCCTCCCCCGGCCGTGGCCTCCGTGCTGGCCAACAGCACCCGGGACCCGCTCCAGCGCCACGGCCACGTCACCAACCAGCTGCGCAAGTGCGTGAAGGAGCTGCGGGCGTGCGCGGAGCTGTACTGGAAGCTGTATCAGACGGCCTTCGATGCGGACCCTGCCTCCCTGGCCAACATGCAGCTTCTGCAGCAGATGTGCCTGCTGCTAGCACACGGCGTGGAGCGGGTGGCCCAGCCCTCGTGCCGAGAGGGCACGCCACTGGACCTGGCGCTGCAGCACTCGGGCTTGGAGACACGGCACATGGTGAGGAGCTGCCAGGAGGCGGGTCGCCTGGCGGACCTGTACTGTGCCGAGCACGACGGCAGCAGCCTCACGCACCGCTTGGTCGAGGGGCTGGTGCAGCAGGCGGAGGTGCTGTCCGAGTCCTCCTTGTCTCTGCCTCGCTTCTTCTTTCAG GTGTTGCAGTGCACCAGCGTGAAACTAGCCATCTCGCCGCAGCCACGAGTGCTGGGGGAGCCCATCGGCGTGCAGAGCGGCTCGCAGCTGGCCGTCAAGGTGGAAGGGGTGATCCAGCACGGCAAGCGACCCGGCTTGTTCCGCAGCATCGGCGGCGTGGTCATCACGGTGTCGTCCCAGCTGCAGACCCGCTCCGGCCACCCCCATCCCGACGCCAAGGCCCCCGCGGACCCGGGGTCGCTGCTCACCAGCACGGTGACCCCGCACCGGGACTTCTTCACCGCGCAGTTCCTGCTGGCGTTCCCCGTGGGCGGGCAGTACCTGCTCTCCGTGGAGGCGGCCGTCGTGGACGAGAGGAGCAACGTGTGGCGCACCGGGCCGCGGTCCACCCTGGCCGTCAAGTCGCACGAGGAGGGGGGCAAGGCGGGCGGCGGGCGGGGGGCGTTCAGCGCGTGGTCGCAGTCCGACAAGAAGAGCAGCCCCGCGGCAGAGGGGTCCACGAGCAGAGCAGGGCTCGTCTGA